CAAAGCTGCCGTGCCGGATGATCGCGCGCCTCACTAAAGCTTGCCATGGCCTTCCCCTTCCGTTCGGACATTTCAAGCCTTCAAACGTCACGTCTGCCGCTTTGTTCCGCAGCTTTTGCCCATCCTCGGGACACACAGACAAGCTGCTTTTCCCTTGAATGCCGCCGGCTTCGCTCTTATAAGGCCGTCCATTCCGAACAATGAGACGTGAACAGGGGTGCCATGGCTGGCCATTCACAGTTTAAAAACATCATGCATCGCAAAGGCCGTCAGGATGCCGTGCGATCGAAAATGTTCTCCAAGCTTGCGCGCGAAATCACCGTTGCCGCCAAGGCCGGCCTGCCCGACCCGACGATGAACGCCCGCCTGCGCCTGGCAATCCAGAACGCCAAGGCACAGTCCATGCCGAGGGACAATATCGACCGCGCCATCAAGAAGGCTTCAGGCGCCGATAGCGAGAACTACGACGAGGTCCGCTACGAGGGTTACGGTCCGGGCGGCACGGCGATCATCGTCGAAGCACTGACCGACAACCGCAACCGCACCGCATCCAACGTCCGCTCGATCTTCACGAAGGCCGGCGGTGCGCTCGGCGAAACCGGCTCGGTTTCCTTCTCCTTCGACCACGTCGGCGAGATCACCTACAAGCCATCCGCCGGCGATGCCGACACG
Above is a window of Rhizobium etli 8C-3 DNA encoding:
- a CDS encoding YebC/PmpR family DNA-binding transcriptional regulator encodes the protein MAGHSQFKNIMHRKGRQDAVRSKMFSKLAREITVAAKAGLPDPTMNARLRLAIQNAKAQSMPRDNIDRAIKKASGADSENYDEVRYEGYGPGGTAIIVEALTDNRNRTASNVRSIFTKAGGALGETGSVSFSFDHVGEITYKPSAGDADTVMEAAIEAGADDVETDEEGHTITCAFESLGEVAKALEAALGEAETVKAVWRSQNNVPVDEERAQSLMKLIDSLEDDDDVQNVYSNFEVSEEVLAKLSA